Part of the Vigna angularis cultivar LongXiaoDou No.4 chromosome 1, ASM1680809v1, whole genome shotgun sequence genome, TCACCAAGTCTTCCTATTATTGATTAACAGAAACAACTAATCATATAAGATTACTTTTGCAAggattaaactaaatttatccTTCCAACTATACATTTGATAAGAGATAATACTCTTACTCTcaaaaagatatattaattcgattattatttaataatataaaatatctacAAAGTAACAACTCAGTTCTCGAAgattttatatcttattttagaGACTAAATTCGatacatttttgtttaaaattaagttaaagaCATACATGATTGATATTAAGGTAGTTCACACAATTTAGTGAGGTTTCATTTAGAAATAGTTTAATTAGAATATTAGAAATAGTTCAAACAAAGAAAGTTTAACacgtaaattttatttatttattttctcgtttttttttcttttgcttctcGTTATGCTCTTTTTATtacacttttattatttaatccaAATATAGTATAAATGAAGATGGGTCaagttaaaatcattttaattaagcATATATGAAAAATACTAATTCAAATATAGGTAGGgtaaactaatattatttttgtggccaaaataaaattatattagtcAAAATCTAGctgatatatttaaataattgaaaaacttACTTTTGAAACAGTGACAACATGTAACATAATCTCTTTTAAGCCTTTATCCAACCTCTTTGGTCAGCGTGTTGTAGCACTAAAACAATAGGGTTTCCATGCTCCTGCGGTTCTCCACCTCTGCTTTCACTTGTTTGTTCTTATTCGTCTGTCGTTGCGTTACAATCTTTTAActcttctctcttcctttttGAGAAAATATAGTCATATCAATAGTAGTTTTAAAAGAGTTATTTCTAATTCCCATCTTCCACTGTTTTTAATCTAATGATCAAAGATGAGTTTTCACTGTAATTgttagataaaaagaaaataaagattggATGGAGAGGCGTCTACTTATTTTAAACACATCTCatacttcattttcttttaatttgatgGTCAAAGATTAATAGCTGCTTAAAATAATgtgttatattaaaataatgattatagTAAGAAATAACATTGTAAAATCATTTTGAAAGTAATTTGATATTTGCTCTTCTTTAAGGCAGGACAGATTACTCTTAAATATGAGTTTTGTTTGCACagttaaattaaaagaaaataaaggtcAGTACTAAAAAAAAGCCTTTAAATTACACTCTTAAAATTGCCGaggaaaattagtttttaggaTCATGGTAGGAACTTAAATGTTCACAAACATCATTTAAAGGCTTTATATGATGAAAATGTGTTTATAtgaaatactaaataatatttaaacgaGTTCTCTCtttattgatattaaattaAGATTATAATGAACCTTTCATGCCTTCACAaaaggtttttctttttcatacaaGCTTTCTAATTCCATTTAGTTGAACCCTTTCGTTCTTATTCTCCTATCTAAAGAACAATGCTAACGATACACTCTTTAGTACATCAATATCTTTGTTACAAGCAGAAAGATATAGATGTGCAGGAAGAAACTGCTCTTGTATCAATCAATACCTTTATATATTGTCTACCTAATccacataaatattttttgtattttacataaattgttattatttactaAAAGAAAACGCTCGTGTGCATACTTTTTCCAGTCACTTTGGAGTCAGCACCGGAACAAGATGCCAATTGCAGTGCAGAGTTACGGAAGCAAACAGTTTGGTTTTCAAATCTTCGGGCTCGTATCTTTATACTATATGATTTCATAAACTGAAGTTTTTATTCAAGCAGAAAAAGAAAGTAGCACCACGCAGAACAAAATCGATTAGTCCCTCTCAACTATTTATGCACAAATACTAATACCAGTTATTTACAACTTTTGAAAAGTGGAGGTTGTATTGCGCTAAACATGTAGTTCCTCCGACCGCTTCAACGTGATCTAAAAAAAGGAGTACTAAAATAAATCCGTGAAAGGAAAGTCCTTAGCTATTATTCATCGGTAACGTCAGAAGGCAACCGATATGTGCGGATGGCTCGTATCTGAAGCAAAAGCAGAGTGGAAATAAGAAAACCAGTTagtatagtaataataattctTTCACATAAACTCAGTATCGCCTATATATTTCTAcagaaaaatttgaaattcaaaaggcgcacattttcttcaattaaaactaaaacacaATAGAGCATCCATGGATGACAGACACTGGCTCTACAAATGGAATGGATAGTTATGCCAGATTGTCAATGCCGTCTTTTGAACCAAAAACCAGCAATAATCTAATTTTTAGcggtaatttaaaaaaatatgtatataaattaaagatcACAAGTgctcttaaataaaataaccaaATAGGCATAGCATAAAGTTAATCGGGCCAAGCTTAAAACGGAAGAAGAATAGGACATATATCTTACCTGAGCCAAAGCATAAATTGTTCGTAAGATTCTAGCATAATCTGTTCCAAGCATCTGAATGACAACATCGGCCAAAAATGTTCCCCAAATCCTGTTCCACAAGCCAAATAAAATGTACAGAAATACTCGCTAATTGTGCCTCGTAGCGTACCCAAATCAGAAAGAAAACAGAATCATGGAACAAGGTAATGGAAATCCAAACATTGAGCAATGTTCTTATCGAATGGATCATGCCCATCATTGTCCCAATATTTGGGTTTACACAAGGCAGTGCAAATCTACCAACTAAGGTCTTTTAAACCAATAGGCCAAGCTGAAGTCATGGACAAACAAATTTTGCCATTTGAAAAATTATGAAGCAGATTGGTGCATTTGCTGTCTTCACCATGTTTGGAAGGGAATTAAGCACAGTCAGAACAAGTAGGCAGTTAATTAGATGGGAAttgttatattaaaagaaatgcTAGGAAGAAAATAGGTAGCACACTCTTTGCTATtatgtgaaattattttatgatcTTCTAAACGAAGTGGGCATCACTCTGTATATATTGGGTCCCTCGTGAAAATCATCCAACAACGAGTGTATTGTTAATTTCCTTAATTATAAGGGAAATAGGGACATTTAAAACAGACAGACAATTGGATAATTAGAGGGGAATTGTTAGATTAAGCGAAATGCCAGGAACACAATGTGTGACACTCTTTTCTATTATGTGAAATTTATGTAGGACCCACTAAACTATGTGGTCAGAATCCCTATCTATTGGGTCCCTCGTAAAAATCACCCGATAGTAAGTACTAAAGAGGGCATAGTTAGCGTTGTTCTTTAGATAGGGGGAATAAGATGCGAGGGGTTCAACTAAATAGAACTATAAAGCTTGTATGAAAAGGAAAACCCTTTGTGAAGACCTGAAAGGTTCATTATAATctgaattttttaatatcaataagGAGAGGACtcgtttaaatattatttagtatttcCTATAAACATGAAACagaagcaaagaaaaagaaatggtattattatgaaaataaaaagcagaTAAAAATTGTTGAAATCATAAAACAAGAACAGGTGCATGACATACACAGGTCCAAGTAATGTGAGCATGCTTCTAAAGCCCAAGTACCTAGATGCAGCACCGAGAAAACCCTGGAATAAATCTAACATCAGTTGAGAAACATGTTATAAAATCAACATAAACAGAAACATTAGTTTGTTTtagcaagaaaaagaaaaaacaatagaCATatgaaacaaagaaaataactaACTCTGCTGACGTAACTAACAAGAAATCACTATTGTATCttgatattaaattttcttGCAATAGAACTAAATTATCAAAACTAATATTAGGCTTAGGTTGATTCATAAATGTCTAAGTAAAGTGGAAGAAATacatatgaaatttaattttggtCCAATTGCAAACGTTAATACAAGAGTGAATCAGTGCCCCACATATTAGAAAGCCAGTCAAACTGTTACAACAAAAAATGCTTTGGTTCCTCAAATGGTATGACATCATTTCATTAACTGACAGTGCATAAAGTTATACAGATGACGGGGAATCAAATTTATacttatttcatatttaattatttaactgATGCATGAGATGTTCACATTCCAAACTCTTGGTTATGACATGATACATTGAAGCTTCAAAACGTCACTCTATATACCTATATGGACATAAACTTGAAAATTTAtaccattaaaataaaaattgcatAACAATAGAAGCATATCAAACTCTCTTTTCAGGCACCTGTTTTGCTGCAAGCAAGGCTGCTCTGGATTCTAGATTAATCACAGCTAACTGCCCACCCTGTAAATCATAAAGTGCAAAATGGATGTTGGAGTTATTGTTTGGAAATACCAACGCACCAGAAATCTCACCAGTTATACCTTCTTCACCAACTCTTTCTTAACCTGGTAGTTGGCAGCTTCTACAAGAACTTTCCCAGATAATTTCCTCGCTAACTACAAGTCAGCATCTAGTCATGACTTGAGGAAGAGGCCCAAAATGCTTTCTTTTGGAAACACATTAAAGAGAGAATAAATAAAACACAGACATCATCCTCTTACCAATTGGTATATCTTGGACAGCGTGAAAACACCACCTCCCTTCAAAAGAAGAGgaataaaaatggaaaagacCAATCACTCAAAGTTTAAGACGATATTAAAAGAAGCGGCATGTGAAGTGAATCAGTTGAGCAACAGATTATACAACCTTCAGAAGAATTGATCGAATATCTTGGGCACCAACTTTGGAGTGCAGTTTCCATGAACTGAGTCCATGCTGCAGAGTGCCCTGACCTTCAGATGCAGCACTTTCGTCGAAGAAGGCAGGGTAGTTTCCTGGTTCTTCACTACAAGACTATAAAAGCTTTAGAGGTGATGAGAGAGAGACTAGGAAGAAAGGAGGTCAGTTGACTTACGTAGAGTTGGAGTGCAAAAGGTGGAGAAAAATTTCTAGTTCAAGGTCGTGTGTTGACAATCGAGTTGAGCAAGGAATATCAAATTTCGTCCTTATGTGAAGCAAAACATTTCTATAAGATGGCCTCCAACCCCTGGAAGAGGAAAGAGCCAGTTAGATATGTGGCGAAAGGGTGAGAGAGTGGAAGATGAAAAAGAACCTTAATGTAGAGCGGGCATCGGCAGCAAGGAAGAAGAATCGGGACTCGAGAGCTTCTATAAATTGAAGACGCATGCTCAGATCGACTCCAATCATGGAACGCTGGAGCTGGGCTGTGTTTGAGAATGGGATTGATTTGAGCAAAGGACTGAAGTAACTGTGAGATAGGAAAGGGATTGTGAGAGAGCTTGAAAGAAGAACTGAATTGAACTGCACGAAAGAAAGTAGTGAGTTACAGTGTGACCTTGGACCGAAAAGGATATTTTCAATCTCTGACAATTCGGTATCGGTGGCAAGCTCAAGCACCGATCGCAGCTCTGGATCGAAGTCATGGGCACGGTGATAGGGGGAATTTGCATCTGCATTTGCATTCGCATTTACACTTGCAGCTTGAAGAACGGAAAAGGTTCTACGAGGAAAAGGGAAGGGATTGAGAATTGGCGCAGAAGAAAACAGTGGAAGTGGGTAAGAGAGTGTTCTCATTCCCATTCCCATTCCCATGGACACAGTTGCCATCATTCGATTCGATTAAACCAATCAATTTGTTTAGTCTGTGTTTCCCTCGCCCATTCACACAAAATAATTAGGGCACAATTCCTCCCTAAATtgctatatttttcttattcctATTCCTCCCGctcatatttttcatttctagtAATCATACCCTTCATCAATTATAATCATCGTTGAATCTTTCCAAAACATTATCACTACATAATTAGCATATATCGGAATAAGATACCCTACAATTCAAACTAAAGTGTTTGTTCTCATATTGAATCTCCAAATAAAACAATCTTTGTCACGTGTTATGGTGTACTACCAAAgaagattaaaagaaaagacTCCTCATTAGTTCAATAAGTATTGTGAAGTCCATTACTTTACCTACCAAtctatgaaaaaaataagatgaTACAAATAATGtctttttacatttaaataagaGTTTGTATGTCAATTATAAGAGTATAAACATAACTCTATCTGTGAAATTGATGTTTACTTGGTTAAAACTTATTAGAAATGGATCAATAAATCATAATCAAGATCAAAATTGTCCCATTTTACTTAACATGGAtgattttgatttcaaattctattttcaatagaaaaaatatgCATATTAAAATGACTATGTAATCTCAACTTGTTATTAGATGTGAACCAATACATTAAATTATGTATTTGACTCCAAATCTttaatattaagataaaaaacataattattagaaaaatgttttataattaagtaaataatacatcattttagattatttattaaaatctcatgtaaaaaattaagaaaaatatcttctttttcactttatATTTGCTATCAGATGAGAGatgtattaatataataaataaaaaatatctcttATTGGTTTTAGATAAAAAGTCGTGTTACTttgtaatttcaaattttgtattataaaaaGTTGTATGAGTTATAACGactatatatatgattttttttctaataaaattataatttcaattagAATGAATGATTTTTTTGGTAGCTTAAGTTTTCCGAGATAGTactaaaacaacaaattataattgttattagttttaaattatttgaattgcattatatttactatattaactttttaaaataattttactaaatttatCTAACTCTTTTCATCTTACTTTGATAATATGTTCTGAATGATTCTaccttttataataaataattataactattcatacaatttatatattacatttgaagagtgcacCCTAAAggactaaaatttattatttatgaaatacaTTTATTCAAGAATGTCATTTTcagaaatataaaaactaaaactttttaaaaatatggagTGCAGAAACGCCAACAACAATAAGAAATAGAAATATGAGGATTCTCCTCCACCTTTTTCCGCTAGAAATGTCTCCAACATTTGTCTCTTGTTCATAATCATCACTTAATACAATGAAATCTGTAGTAGGAATGCTCCATTCCTTGTCTTCCACTCGAATATATAGCTGAGGTACTTGTATCCTGTTTTTGATGCTTTGCTTCTCCTTGTTGTTTGTTTTACAAGATAGCACACAAATTCATTTGAGAAGTGTATTTTATCTTGGGAAGGAAGTGTAACACCCCTATGCTATACACACCCTCCAAAGCTTGTTTAACGAGTAAGATGAATTATATCATCTAATAAGTAGGTATTACACTATCTTCTCAAAAGAAAATACACATTTATATAGGTAGAAGAAggtttactattattttaatatattttttatgtagcATACTCAGCATCATCAATCATTTTCCACAAGTAGTTTTTGGGCAGCAAAAGCACTTAAACTTAGACGCTTTATGGCGAAGAGAGCAAAAAATGTGAACATGCAAAAAGAATTGTTCAAAAGTCTTTCATTACCAAAAGGATCAAAAGGCATTCTAACATAATCTCTTAAACATGAAGAGAGAGTGGTTGTTTTACGAAAATAGATAAATCTGTGtcttaataaataaatcttaaaaaaattataatggaCAAGTTGAGTAAGTTTTACATTGTTTCATACCAAATAATATTTCTatacaatttcatttttttttgtgatatttgAAAAGTTAAAGTCATACACCCTTTAAACAACTTTAACTTACGagaaataataatgaattatatCGATGATTTTAAGAGTGAAATTATTTACTTTACTTGACTTCATTCTTGAAATCATCTATCCCACACACTTCATCCTTAAAGTCGTTTATCCCAAAACGATTTCAGCAATTTGATTACGATTTCTAGTAATTGATTACAATTTGTTAAAGTCGTTTAGGATCACAACTTCAACTTTTCAGatatagaaaaatagaaatcGTTTAAAGATACACGACTTATTCCTATAAAATTATATAggatttaaacaattttatcttattaatttttttaaaatttacatattcTCACCATCTAAAAGGCAGatgtacatatttttatatataaaaaaaccaCATAGATCAATATATTTGAGCAATTAGATCTTATGTTAGAATCAATAAGAAGGTTTACTACAAGTTCACTCATTTTCCTTCTCTAAAAATGAATTATCTTTCTCCACGTAACATAGATGATGAGCTTTCCGGCAACCCCTTCCATCAACATGGGTTAATTAACCATCAGAGTGAAAGTCTCTCCCAGGAAATAAAATGGTCCAATATTCCAAATTGAGATTCATCATTAATTATACACACAATTGAAGAAGATTCCAACTTCCAAGTAAACAACAATTTTTTCaacaaaaggtaaaaaataaacaaagccTTATGAGCAAGTTATTttgggagttgctccctccacccccacacgtctcttcctccacctccccaattttctaaaatgccaattatatccttctaaaatgacaattatatcctcaaaagttaaaattttttatttttattattttaatattttaatttatttaaaacttctgATTTACTTCCCTCTAcacctcttcctctcttccatttccgtttacctttctctcttctgtcaagcttcttctccatttctccattttcgtttatcattttctcttcaagcctcatcaacctttcacttctatttctccatttctttcttcttaccatatataacatttaaaattataaatttaaatataaattactgtaaataaaataaacaaataaaataaaaacgaaacgtaaaaggaacactgcctctggacggatgacatccttcaacggatgtcaacatccgtt contains:
- the LOC108332478 gene encoding uncharacterized protein LOC108332478 isoform X2; translated protein: MMATVSMGMGMGMRTLSYPLPLFSSAPILNPFPFPRRTFSVLQAASVNANANADANSPYHRAHDFDPELRSVLELATDTELSEIENILFGPSYFSPLLKSIPFSNTAQLQRSMIGVDLSMRLQFIEALESRFFFLAADARSTLRGWRPSYRNVLLHIRTKFDIPCSTRLSTHDLELEIFLHLLHSNSTEEPGNYPAFFDESAASEGQGTLQHGLSSWKLHSKVGAQDIRSILLKGGGVFTLSKIYQLLARKLSGKVLVEAANYQVKKELVKKGGQLAVINLESRAALLAAKQGFLGAASRIWGTFLADVVIQMLGTDYARILRTIYALAQIRAIRTYRLPSDVTDE
- the LOC108332478 gene encoding uncharacterized protein LOC108332478 isoform X1, encoding MMATVSMGMGMGMRTLSYPLPLFSSAPILNPFPFPRRTFSVLQAASVNANANADANSPYHRAHDFDPELRSVLELATDTELSEIENILFGPSYFSPLLKSIPFSNTAQLQRSMIGVDLSMRLQFIEALESRFFFLAADARSTLRGWRPSYRNVLLHIRTKFDIPCSTRLSTHDLELEIFLHLLHSNSTEEPGNYPAFFDESAASEGQGTLQHGLSSWKLHSKVGAQDIRSILLKGGGVFTLSKIYQLLARKLSGKVLVEAANYQVKKELVKKGGQLAVINLESRAALLAAKQGFLGAASRYLGFRSMLTLLGPVIWGTFLADVVIQMLGTDYARILRTIYALAQIRAIRTYRLPSDVTDE